Proteins encoded within one genomic window of Halodesulfurarchaeum formicicum:
- a CDS encoding B12-binding domain-containing radical SAM protein, with protein sequence MADVLLVNAPAASVGSDAHASLNPPLGLAYIGSALREQGFAVEAIDFNISGLSEQRLRATLSRTEPAVVGISAHTETYPRGLDIAAIVTEFDPETTVVMGGAHPSVTYESTATEPAVDYVVVGEGDRTMVELVESTIEGQRPTDILGVAFETGDGVKFTGRRPFIEDPDTLPPPARDLFPLHLYRSPGNLLFSRGGCPFNCHFCAVNSIWDEGGRRFHSPDRVVEEIRELVEGYGIDHLNFADDVFTLHRPKTEQLLDRLSSLELSQPWSFTVATRVDLVDQDLLERLSEAGATGVQFGVEAGSQEMLETIGKGITTEDIRESVEQAVAANLDVLASFMFPHPSDTERTIRAQIEFMKELHELGADLSLAYTTPYPGTGYRELAKNGEITVEADGWDDYDAKHLMISTRSLSIEELRPLRDELLRETGLAQQPAAPQ encoded by the coding sequence ATGGCCGATGTCCTCCTCGTCAACGCACCGGCAGCGAGTGTCGGGAGCGACGCCCACGCGAGTCTCAACCCACCACTCGGACTGGCGTATATCGGGAGCGCGCTTCGAGAGCAGGGATTCGCCGTGGAGGCGATCGATTTCAACATCTCGGGATTAAGTGAGCAGCGACTCCGAGCAACCCTGTCTCGGACCGAGCCGGCAGTCGTGGGGATTTCTGCGCACACGGAGACATATCCGCGTGGACTGGATATCGCCGCTATCGTCACGGAGTTCGACCCAGAGACGACAGTCGTCATGGGCGGGGCTCATCCATCCGTGACCTACGAATCGACGGCGACGGAGCCAGCCGTCGATTACGTCGTCGTCGGGGAAGGTGACCGGACGATGGTGGAACTAGTCGAATCCACCATCGAAGGTCAAAGACCGACCGACATACTGGGAGTCGCATTCGAGACCGGTGATGGGGTGAAATTCACCGGCCGACGGCCGTTCATCGAGGATCCGGATACCCTCCCACCGCCTGCACGGGACCTCTTCCCGTTGCATCTGTATCGCTCGCCCGGGAACCTGTTGTTCTCCAGAGGTGGCTGTCCGTTCAACTGTCACTTCTGTGCGGTGAACTCGATCTGGGACGAGGGCGGCCGACGGTTCCACTCGCCGGACCGAGTCGTCGAGGAGATTCGGGAACTCGTCGAGGGCTACGGGATCGACCATCTCAACTTCGCCGACGACGTGTTCACGCTCCACCGACCGAAGACCGAACAACTGCTCGATCGGCTGTCGAGTCTCGAACTCTCTCAGCCATGGAGTTTCACGGTGGCAACGCGTGTCGACCTGGTGGATCAGGATCTTCTCGAACGGCTCTCCGAAGCCGGCGCCACGGGGGTGCAGTTCGGAGTTGAGGCCGGATCACAAGAGATGCTGGAGACCATCGGCAAGGGGATTACGACCGAAGACATCCGCGAGTCGGTCGAGCAGGCCGTCGCCGCTAATCTCGACGTGTTGGCGTCTTTCATGTTCCCCCACCCCTCAGATACGGAGCGAACGATCAGGGCACAGATCGAGTTCATGAAAGAGTTGCACGAGCTTGGCGCAGACCTCTCACTGGCGTACACCACCCCGTATCCGGGGACCGGGTACCGGGAACTCGCCAAGAACGGTGAGATAACAGTCGAGGCGGATGGCTGGGACGATTACGATGCAAAGCATCTCATGATCTCTACCCGATCCCTCTCCATCGAAGAGCTCCGACCGCTGCGAGACGAACTCCTGCGCGAGACGGGGCTGGCTCAACAGCCCGCTGCCCCCCAGTAA
- a CDS encoding DUF655 domain-containing protein — protein sequence MTEDSAESDVAHGVVLDFLPHGRSDAEEPQYRRSPVIYAVGTEHFSLYELTLGDDADVSIGDRVQLRPDFDSGIQRGRQVEYEDLSDGAQSELEYVIEEIVTDEEQRFVDFFTEAQPVSLRMHQLNLLPGIGDKLRDNILDARKRGPFESFEDLESRVSGLHDPKSIVVDRIRAELTDEDLKYRIFVGS from the coding sequence ATGACCGAGGACAGTGCCGAGTCGGATGTCGCCCACGGTGTCGTACTCGATTTCCTCCCACACGGTCGGAGCGACGCCGAGGAACCCCAGTATCGACGGTCGCCGGTGATCTACGCGGTCGGCACCGAGCACTTCTCGCTTTACGAACTGACACTTGGGGACGACGCGGACGTCTCGATCGGCGACCGGGTTCAGCTCCGACCTGACTTCGATTCGGGTATCCAGCGGGGTCGGCAGGTCGAGTACGAGGACCTCTCCGATGGCGCACAGTCCGAACTGGAGTACGTCATCGAGGAGATCGTCACCGACGAGGAACAGCGTTTCGTCGACTTCTTCACCGAGGCCCAGCCCGTGAGCCTCCGGATGCACCAGCTCAACTTGCTCCCCGGAATCGGGGACAAACTCCGGGATAACATTCTCGATGCGCGCAAGCGCGGCCCCTTCGAGTCCTTCGAGGACCTCGAATCGCGGGTGTCCGGCCTCCACGATCCGAAGTCCATCGTCGTCGATCGGATCCGGGCCGAACTCACCGACGAGGATCTCAAATACCGGATTTTCGTCGGCTCGTAA
- a CDS encoding cytochrome b/b6 domain-containing protein: MRWKRPLIALAIAVAVIAGYLAASDASQLYLWQTFESGSYTFDLLFENLAWLLPTSISAGLLFGAIRASRDEGQPEVADGKVKRHDAFGGFLEHWTIAAGMIVLILSGIWLGFLFVPQLATGTESIGLALNVHWAGTILALFAISYHLGGLIIGDHRELVPSTSDFGDAVRDIGHYLRLNEQPDAGKYKPIQRVSYLAWAGVIGVLTISGLLKAADYVWAISGGLKSAMTTVHEVFALLAVLLFVGHVGIVFIPSHLQLLRSQITGWIPESYARKHHPNWLPRTRSDGGREED, encoded by the coding sequence ATGAGGTGGAAACGGCCACTCATCGCGCTCGCCATCGCCGTCGCGGTCATCGCGGGGTATCTGGCTGCAAGCGATGCCTCACAGCTGTACCTCTGGCAGACCTTCGAATCAGGCTCCTACACGTTCGACTTGCTGTTCGAAAACCTGGCCTGGCTCCTTCCAACGTCGATTTCGGCGGGGTTGCTCTTCGGGGCCATTCGGGCGTCGAGAGATGAGGGACAGCCAGAAGTGGCAGATGGAAAAGTGAAACGACACGACGCGTTCGGTGGATTCCTGGAACACTGGACGATCGCAGCCGGCATGATCGTGCTTATACTCTCCGGAATCTGGCTTGGGTTCCTGTTCGTGCCACAGTTAGCCACAGGAACCGAGTCGATCGGCCTGGCCCTGAACGTCCACTGGGCTGGCACGATACTCGCACTCTTCGCGATTTCCTACCATCTCGGAGGGTTGATCATTGGCGATCACAGGGAGCTGGTTCCCTCGACGAGTGACTTCGGGGATGCTGTCCGGGACATTGGCCATTACCTGCGGTTGAACGAACAACCCGACGCGGGAAAGTACAAGCCGATTCAGCGGGTGAGTTATCTCGCCTGGGCCGGTGTTATCGGGGTGCTGACGATTTCGGGATTGCTCAAGGCCGCCGATTACGTCTGGGCGATTAGTGGCGGGCTCAAGAGTGCGATGACGACGGTCCACGAGGTGTTTGCCCTCCTCGCGGTCCTACTGTTCGTCGGCCACGTGGGTATCGTCTTCATCCCATCCCATTTGCAACTGCTCCGTTCACAGATCACCGGCTGGATCCCCGAATCCTACGCCCGAAAACATCATCCAAATTGGCTCCCGCGAACTCGAAGTGACGGGGGACGAGAGGAAGACTGA
- a CDS encoding 2,5-diamino-6-(ribosylamino)-4(3H)-pyrimidinone 5'-phosphate reductase: MYVAVNAAMSVDGKLASREREQLAISGPEDFARVERLRAEYDAIMVGVGTVLADDPSLTLDDPAAHGEPPADHPTRIVADSRARTPPDARVLDETTETYVLVSEAVPTDHVDSLERAGVSILEAGTSQVDLAAALDRLEATGIDSLLVEGGGELIFSLVAAGLVDELSVFVGSMLIGGRDAPTLADGTGFTEDYPSVNLQSVSELDDGVLLEYEVDCENP; encoded by the coding sequence ATGTACGTGGCCGTGAACGCCGCCATGAGCGTCGACGGGAAACTGGCCTCCCGCGAGCGCGAGCAGCTGGCTATCAGCGGACCCGAGGACTTTGCCCGGGTCGAACGCTTGCGCGCCGAATACGACGCCATCATGGTCGGCGTCGGAACGGTCCTCGCGGACGATCCCTCGCTGACACTCGATGACCCCGCGGCTCACGGCGAGCCGCCTGCTGACCACCCGACCCGAATCGTCGCGGATTCACGGGCACGGACCCCGCCCGACGCGCGGGTCCTCGATGAGACGACTGAAACCTACGTACTGGTCAGCGAGGCCGTCCCGACGGACCACGTGGACAGCCTGGAGCGTGCCGGAGTTTCGATCCTGGAAGCCGGGACCAGCCAGGTGGACCTGGCGGCCGCACTCGACAGGCTGGAAGCGACGGGGATCGACAGCCTCCTGGTCGAGGGCGGCGGCGAACTCATCTTCTCGCTGGTCGCGGCCGGGTTGGTCGACGAACTCAGCGTCTTCGTTGGCTCCATGCTGATCGGCGGCCGTGATGCCCCAACGCTGGCTGATGGGACGGGCTTTACTGAGGACTACCCGTCGGTGAACTTGCAGTCGGTCAGCGAGCTAGACGACGGTGTGCTTCTGGAGTACGAAGTCGACTGCGAGAACCCTTAG
- a CDS encoding 50S ribosomal protein L21e, with protein MPSSNGPLEGTRNKLSNPPRERGTSPPQRSVAEFDEGQTVHLRIDPSVPDGRFHPRFNGLTGEVTGTQGTAYKVAISDRGKEKTLLVGPAHLHEQTE; from the coding sequence ATGCCGTCGTCCAATGGACCCCTCGAAGGCACCCGGAACAAACTCTCGAACCCACCACGCGAGCGCGGAACCTCCCCGCCCCAGCGATCCGTCGCGGAGTTCGACGAAGGACAGACCGTCCACCTGCGAATCGACCCGAGTGTCCCTGACGGTCGCTTCCATCCCCGGTTCAACGGTCTCACTGGCGAGGTCACTGGAACCCAGGGCACCGCCTACAAGGTCGCGATCTCCGACCGGGGCAAGGAGAAGACCCTCCTCGTCGGCCCCGCCCACCTCCACGAGCAGACCGAGTAA
- a CDS encoding NAD(P)/FAD-dependent oxidoreductase, giving the protein MEAPQTDTSSIGEETEESTAEHQRLVIVGSGIAALTAAIYAGRANNDPLLIEGDEPGGQLTLTTEVDNYPGFPDGINGSELINRMRKQAQKFGAEIEHGIVESVDDSTYPFELTLSNDTVYTADAVIAASGASARLLGIEGEDELMGYGVSTCATCDGAFFQGEDMIVVGGGDAAMEEADFLTKFADTVYLVHRREEFRAEDYWIDRTMENVEEGDIELVKNTELTEIHGSPEDGVDHVHVVSHPDGHPKEKLDAGEDVEEDTMDVAAVFVAIGHTPNTDYLVDTGVELDDEGYIVTQGGRGGNQTMTDVEGIFGAGDVVDFHYQQAVTAAGMGSQAALDVDEWLAKEAPATPESEPVTADD; this is encoded by the coding sequence ATGGAAGCCCCACAAACGGATACGTCGTCGATCGGCGAGGAAACCGAGGAATCGACGGCCGAACACCAGCGACTGGTCATCGTCGGCTCGGGGATCGCAGCACTGACAGCGGCCATCTATGCGGGACGGGCCAACAACGACCCACTCCTGATCGAGGGCGACGAGCCGGGTGGCCAGCTCACGCTCACGACGGAGGTCGACAACTATCCCGGATTCCCCGACGGCATCAACGGCTCCGAGTTGATCAACCGGATGCGCAAGCAGGCCCAGAAGTTCGGGGCCGAGATCGAACACGGGATCGTCGAGTCCGTCGACGACTCGACCTACCCCTTCGAACTCACGCTCTCGAATGACACCGTCTACACCGCGGACGCCGTAATCGCCGCGAGCGGAGCCAGTGCCCGACTGCTGGGCATCGAGGGTGAGGACGAGCTGATGGGGTATGGCGTCTCGACCTGTGCGACCTGTGACGGCGCGTTCTTCCAGGGCGAGGACATGATCGTCGTCGGTGGCGGCGACGCCGCGATGGAGGAGGCCGATTTCCTGACGAAGTTCGCCGACACCGTCTACCTGGTCCACCGTCGCGAGGAGTTCCGCGCGGAGGACTACTGGATCGACCGTACCATGGAGAACGTCGAGGAAGGGGACATCGAGCTCGTGAAGAACACGGAGCTCACGGAGATCCACGGGAGTCCCGAGGATGGCGTCGACCACGTTCACGTGGTCTCCCACCCGGATGGGCACCCCAAGGAGAAACTCGATGCTGGAGAGGACGTCGAGGAGGACACGATGGACGTGGCCGCGGTGTTCGTCGCGATCGGCCACACCCCCAACACGGACTACCTGGTGGACACGGGCGTCGAACTCGACGACGAGGGCTATATCGTCACGCAGGGCGGCCGCGGCGGCAACCAGACCATGACCGACGTCGAGGGCATCTTCGGCGCGGGCGACGTGGTCGACTTCCACTACCAGCAGGCGGTCACGGCCGCCGGGATGGGCAGCCAGGCAGCCCTGGACGTGGACGAGTGGCTCGCGAAGGAAGCCCCAGCGACGCCGGAATCCGAGCCAGTCACCGCCGACGACTGA
- a CDS encoding metallophosphoesterase, producing MPAIEPIEGEPAAVADGPEGPILVVADYHAGIEGRYRREGVEVESQAAERRERLASLLDRVDPVQVLFLGDLGDHIGQPDGAELEELMELEHRLRDREVHLVPGNHDGMLGDAIDVTVTPGTGVRIGDLGFAHGHTWPDPSVLDVSVLALGHEHPCVRLEDEVGGSRVERVWLRGDGDPAPFEDHYDADIDGPDEIVVFPAFNELVGGTWVNVPGQEFLAPFLPAAAPTAQAYLLDGTRLGQYDSI from the coding sequence ATGCCGGCGATCGAACCGATCGAGGGCGAGCCAGCCGCGGTCGCGGACGGGCCCGAGGGCCCGATCCTGGTAGTCGCCGATTACCACGCAGGCATCGAAGGACGATACCGTCGGGAAGGCGTCGAGGTCGAGAGCCAGGCGGCCGAGCGCCGGGAGCGACTCGCCAGCTTGCTCGACCGCGTGGACCCCGTCCAGGTCCTCTTTCTGGGGGACCTGGGCGATCACATCGGGCAGCCCGACGGCGCCGAGCTGGAGGAGCTCATGGAGCTCGAACACCGGCTGCGCGATCGGGAGGTCCATCTCGTTCCGGGCAACCACGACGGCATGCTCGGCGACGCCATCGACGTGACGGTCACACCGGGGACCGGCGTGCGCATCGGCGACTTGGGCTTTGCCCACGGACACACCTGGCCAGATCCGTCGGTACTCGACGTGTCGGTCCTCGCACTCGGCCACGAACACCCCTGTGTCAGACTGGAAGACGAGGTCGGCGGGAGTCGAGTGGAGCGAGTCTGGCTACGGGGCGACGGAGACCCCGCTCCCTTCGAGGATCACTACGACGCCGACATCGATGGGCCGGACGAGATCGTCGTCTTCCCGGCCTTCAACGAACTCGTGGGCGGGACGTGGGTGAACGTCCCCGGCCAGGAGTTCCTCGCTCCGTTTCTCCCCGCCGCCGCGCCGACCGCACAGGCCTACCTGCTCGACGGCACCCGATTGGGACAGTACGACTCGATCTAG
- a CDS encoding DUF7545 family protein → MADSITVTVETETGTDEITLPLDVIDLYREEPEETDAMIAADMLVMAFTERAHALAHHSEDEATEVDLEAIESEMLEAFEDRFGVSYAEATGHSH, encoded by the coding sequence ATGGCCGATTCGATTACGGTAACCGTCGAGACCGAAACTGGTACGGACGAGATCACTCTCCCCCTGGACGTTATTGATCTCTACCGAGAGGAACCCGAGGAGACAGACGCCATGATCGCCGCGGACATGCTCGTGATGGCCTTCACCGAGCGCGCTCACGCGCTCGCCCACCACAGTGAGGACGAGGCCACGGAGGTGGACCTCGAAGCGATCGAGAGCGAGATGCTCGAAGCGTTCGAGGACCGCTTCGGTGTGAGCTACGCCGAGGCGACCGGCCACTCCCACTAA
- the rsmA gene encoding 16S rRNA (adenine(1518)-N(6)/adenine(1519)-N(6))-dimethyltransferase RsmA, giving the protein MTTRDPDRLVAAAGRGDPNQDQHFLVDDRVLDRIPEYASAFDLSHVLEIGPGAGALTDRLLAVSDHVTVIERDAALVAFLETEFAEAVADGRLTILEGDAMEIDLPEYSVCISNLPYGISTAVTFRLLRRQRPAVLMFQAEVAERLVATPGTSDYGRLSVGAQHYADVEIVEPVPPEAFDPQPAVDSAIVTVTPRTPEYEVPDDQAFLDLVKALFTQRRKTVRNGIRNTVHISGIEHPEAVIDALPDSIVGKRPDALEPAEFAEIAVTAARIDA; this is encoded by the coding sequence ATGACCACACGAGACCCGGACCGACTCGTGGCCGCCGCCGGCCGCGGCGACCCGAACCAGGACCAGCACTTCCTCGTCGACGACCGGGTCCTCGACCGAATCCCGGAGTACGCCTCGGCGTTCGACCTGTCTCACGTGCTGGAAATCGGTCCGGGGGCCGGCGCACTTACTGATCGCCTGCTTGCCGTTTCGGATCACGTAACCGTCATCGAGCGTGATGCGGCCCTGGTCGCGTTTCTCGAAACGGAGTTCGCCGAGGCGGTCGCCGACGGCCGACTCACGATCCTCGAAGGCGACGCCATGGAGATCGACCTCCCCGAGTACTCCGTCTGTATCTCGAATCTCCCCTACGGGATCTCCACGGCGGTGACCTTCCGGTTACTTCGCCGTCAGCGGCCCGCGGTGCTCATGTTCCAGGCCGAGGTCGCCGAGCGACTGGTCGCCACGCCCGGGACGAGTGACTACGGGCGACTGTCAGTCGGGGCCCAGCACTACGCCGACGTGGAGATCGTCGAACCCGTTCCACCGGAGGCCTTCGACCCCCAGCCCGCGGTGGACAGCGCGATCGTCACCGTCACGCCCCGGACCCCCGAGTACGAGGTGCCGGACGACCAGGCCTTCCTCGATCTCGTCAAGGCGCTTTTCACCCAGCGGCGCAAGACCGTGCGGAACGGGATTCGAAACACCGTGCATATCTCCGGGATCGAGCACCCGGAGGCGGTGATCGACGCCCTTCCAGACTCGATCGTGGGGAAGCGCCCCGACGCCCTCGAACCGGCCGAGTTCGCCGAAATCGCCGTCACCGCCGCTCGGATCGATGCGTGA
- a CDS encoding RNA polymerase Rpb4 family protein, with product MSLFKETLDEELLTIPEAKELLADVEAERAGDEDRELRYELARAIDHVNRFAVLDVEESRELVAELSELEYVEEPVAYKVANLLPRTRTELRSVFAQERYALDGEELDAILDIVSKYA from the coding sequence ATGTCCCTGTTCAAAGAGACTCTCGACGAGGAGCTACTGACGATTCCCGAGGCCAAAGAACTCCTCGCCGATGTCGAGGCCGAACGGGCAGGCGACGAGGACCGCGAACTCCGCTACGAGCTGGCCCGCGCCATCGACCACGTCAACCGGTTTGCCGTGCTCGACGTCGAGGAGTCCCGGGAGCTAGTCGCGGAGCTTTCGGAGCTGGAGTACGTCGAGGAGCCGGTCGCCTACAAGGTTGCAAATCTGCTCCCGCGCACGCGAACGGAGCTTCGCTCGGTGTTCGCCCAGGAGCGGTATGCGCTCGACGGCGAGGAACTCGACGCGATCCTCGACATCGTTTCGAAGTACGCCTGA
- a CDS encoding RPA family protein — protein sequence MSGAAPTREVAYRVFADEFEAATYTYAESDEERAPQYLVTPTGARVNRVFVVGALTETEEVSDGVLRARIVDPSGAFVCYAGQYQPDALAFFEAAEPPMFVALTGKARTFEPEDSDRIFTSLRPERVNEVDANTRDSWIVQTAVQTLERTGLMAMALDAPERGDELEARLIDAGASPALAAGIPRAISAYEPTTGYLEAVQEMALSAVEMVAGETDAVESVDFAPDEGGDGTVLTGFTDITLGDSIAEPVEESDTESSEPADTGTTEPTDAPAATETGEADPIEPTTDSEPAAEPETEPAAATADEAAPNTPATEPETEAAETTMADTAPEAESDVSEPPTDEAEEDELYELSEEERAEVKENFDVGFESGAEFEPSEGAETPEETQGVAAEEEDSAAEDVSEEQPDTTDTDQADPEAEENTDTDTEADEADTQATEGETDETDEEIEEETDAGYPQAANLSEGEVQNLVVNTLQELGDGDGVPRPELIETLEDRHGLSEDAIENAIEDALLGGRCFESGADALKPI from the coding sequence ATGAGCGGGGCCGCCCCGACCCGCGAGGTCGCCTACCGGGTCTTCGCCGACGAATTCGAGGCTGCCACGTACACGTACGCCGAGAGCGACGAGGAGCGAGCCCCACAGTACCTCGTCACGCCGACGGGCGCACGGGTGAACCGCGTGTTCGTCGTGGGCGCACTCACCGAAACCGAGGAGGTGAGCGATGGGGTGCTTCGCGCGCGGATCGTCGATCCCTCCGGGGCCTTTGTCTGCTATGCCGGCCAGTACCAGCCCGACGCCCTGGCCTTCTTCGAGGCGGCCGAGCCGCCGATGTTCGTCGCACTCACGGGCAAGGCCCGGACCTTCGAACCGGAGGACTCGGATCGAATCTTCACGTCGCTACGCCCCGAACGCGTCAACGAGGTCGACGCGAACACCCGAGACAGCTGGATCGTCCAGACCGCCGTGCAGACTCTGGAACGGACGGGACTCATGGCGATGGCCCTCGACGCACCGGAGCGCGGCGACGAACTGGAAGCCCGGTTGATCGATGCGGGAGCCAGTCCGGCACTCGCGGCGGGCATTCCCCGCGCGATTTCGGCTTACGAGCCGACGACCGGCTACCTCGAAGCGGTCCAGGAGATGGCGCTTTCTGCCGTCGAAATGGTGGCCGGCGAAACGGATGCCGTCGAGAGCGTCGATTTCGCCCCCGACGAGGGAGGCGACGGAACCGTATTGACCGGATTTACGGACATCACGCTGGGCGATTCGATCGCCGAACCGGTAGAGGAGTCGGACACCGAATCGTCCGAACCTGCAGACACCGGAACGACCGAGCCGACGGACGCCCCGGCCGCTACCGAGACGGGCGAAGCCGATCCGATCGAGCCGACCACAGATTCGGAACCGGCAGCCGAGCCCGAAACCGAGCCAGCAGCTGCAACGGCCGACGAAGCGGCACCGAACACCCCAGCCACGGAGCCGGAAACGGAAGCCGCCGAAACCACGATGGCGGACACAGCCCCCGAAGCAGAGTCGGACGTGTCCGAGCCACCGACAGACGAGGCTGAAGAGGACGAACTCTACGAACTCTCCGAGGAGGAACGCGCTGAAGTCAAGGAGAACTTCGACGTGGGATTCGAGAGCGGTGCGGAGTTCGAGCCCTCCGAGGGCGCGGAAACGCCCGAAGAGACACAGGGGGTTGCCGCCGAGGAGGAAGATTCGGCAGCCGAAGATGTATCGGAGGAACAGCCGGACACGACGGACACAGACCAGGCAGATCCGGAGGCTGAGGAGAACACGGACACGGATACGGAAGCAGACGAGGCCGACACGCAGGCGACGGAGGGGGAAACGGACGAGACGGACGAGGAGATCGAGGAGGAAACGGATGCAGGATACCCACAGGCGGCGAACCTCTCCGAGGGCGAGGTGCAGAACCTCGTCGTCAACACGCTCCAGGAACTCGGAGACGGCGACGGGGTCCCTCGTCCCGAACTGATCGAAACCCTCGAAGACCGCCACGGACTGAGCGAGGACGCCATCGAGAACGCCATCGAGGACGCCTTGCTCGGTGGGCGTTGCTTCGAGTCCGGAGCGGACGCGTTGAAGCCGATCTGA
- a CDS encoding HemK2/MTQ2 family protein methyltransferase, giving the protein MRDLADRRGIETEIYEAAEDSHLLLEAARSEIEAKDLVLEVGTGSGYVASEIRDETGATVIGSDVNPHACRRARDLGIQTVCADLVAPFQDGVFDAVLFNPPYLPRVEMAARDDWVEDALTGGEAGREVIEPFIETVGRVLASGGAVYLVVSTLTGPEAVESQARSAGFEVQAVREASFPFEKLLVLELTPKRS; this is encoded by the coding sequence ATGCGTGACCTGGCCGACCGACGGGGGATCGAGACGGAGATTTACGAGGCCGCCGAGGATTCACACCTGCTTCTGGAGGCGGCCCGTTCCGAGATCGAGGCCAAGGATCTGGTGCTCGAAGTGGGGACGGGATCGGGCTACGTCGCGAGTGAGATCCGTGACGAGACCGGGGCGACGGTCATCGGATCGGACGTCAATCCACACGCCTGCCGCCGGGCGCGGGATCTCGGAATTCAGACCGTGTGTGCCGACCTCGTCGCGCCCTTCCAGGACGGGGTGTTCGACGCGGTCCTGTTCAATCCGCCCTACCTGCCACGCGTCGAGATGGCAGCGCGAGACGATTGGGTCGAAGACGCGCTGACTGGTGGCGAGGCCGGCCGGGAGGTGATCGAGCCGTTCATCGAAACCGTCGGGCGCGTGCTTGCTTCTGGCGGGGCCGTGTATCTGGTCGTGAGTACGCTTACCGGGCCCGAGGCGGTCGAATCGCAGGCCCGATCGGCGGGGTTCGAGGTGCAGGCCGTTCGCGAGGCGTCGTTTCCGTTCGAGAAGTTGTTGGTGTTGGAACTGACCCCGAAACGAAGTTGA
- a CDS encoding DUF357 domain-containing protein, producing the protein MPADLQEKTDRYESLLEAAVEAAEPVPAQGTPLETVAMEFMEMAVSYLEDGRHFRATDDPVNALAAFSYGHAWLDAGARLGVFSVPADTELFTVEPTR; encoded by the coding sequence ATGCCTGCGGACCTCCAGGAGAAGACCGATCGGTACGAGTCACTGCTCGAAGCGGCGGTCGAGGCTGCCGAGCCGGTGCCCGCACAGGGAACGCCGCTTGAGACCGTCGCGATGGAGTTCATGGAAATGGCGGTTTCGTACCTGGAGGACGGCCGCCACTTTCGGGCGACCGACGACCCGGTCAACGCTCTTGCAGCATTCTCCTACGGTCATGCGTGGCTCGACGCCGGCGCGAGACTCGGGGTCTTTTCGGTGCCGGCGGACACGGAGCTTTTCACCGTCGAGCCCACCCGCTGA